A region of Aneurinibacillus sp. REN35 DNA encodes the following proteins:
- the rseP gene encoding RIP metalloprotease RseP — protein MLKVLAIVLVFGLLVFIHELGHLLLAKRAGILCREFAIGMGPKLFSFIKGETRYTLRLLPIGGFVRMAGEDPEVVEIQRGQDVGLLFDKEGNVVRMILTNIRNYPEAAVITAEETDFEHRLFIRGIEDGEDVQYTVHPQAMIVQHNQETQIAPYDRQFNSKTVGQRAAAIFAGPLANFLLAFVLLTAMGAAYGVPVDKPVVGQIISDQAAARAGLQEGDKVLSIDGKQMGSWRDIVQVVSTSPGKELTFIIERGAEQFSLPVTPAKEVQKQGDKEVQVGKIGVYSPTSKSFIGAIKYGAVTTYEFSKLIYEMLGKLFTGQVPMQELSGPVGIFNYTYKAAENGLVVLIQWAAALSVNLGIMNLLPLPALDGGRLVFIGLEALRGRPIDPQKEGVVHFLGFAFLMVLILVVTWNDIQRFF, from the coding sequence TTGTTAAAGGTTTTAGCCATTGTTCTTGTGTTTGGATTGTTAGTCTTCATTCATGAATTAGGGCATCTTCTATTGGCCAAGCGTGCCGGTATTTTATGCCGTGAATTCGCAATCGGAATGGGACCGAAGTTGTTCTCTTTCATAAAAGGTGAAACTCGTTACACGCTGCGCCTTCTGCCGATTGGCGGTTTTGTACGCATGGCCGGGGAAGATCCAGAAGTTGTAGAGATTCAACGTGGACAGGATGTAGGCTTGCTTTTCGATAAAGAGGGCAATGTTGTTCGTATGATTCTGACCAATATCCGCAATTATCCAGAGGCAGCCGTAATTACGGCTGAAGAGACGGATTTTGAGCATCGTCTGTTTATTCGCGGTATTGAGGACGGAGAAGATGTCCAATACACTGTGCATCCACAGGCGATGATTGTACAGCATAATCAAGAGACGCAGATTGCACCATATGATCGTCAGTTTAATAGCAAAACGGTAGGACAGCGTGCAGCCGCTATTTTTGCGGGACCACTTGCCAATTTTCTGTTAGCGTTTGTTCTATTGACAGCAATGGGTGCGGCATATGGTGTGCCGGTTGATAAGCCTGTTGTAGGGCAGATTATTTCGGATCAAGCAGCCGCTCGTGCGGGTTTGCAGGAAGGAGATAAGGTTCTCTCTATTGATGGCAAGCAAATGGGTAGTTGGAGAGATATCGTACAAGTGGTCAGCACATCACCTGGTAAAGAGTTGACATTTATTATTGAGCGAGGCGCAGAACAGTTCTCTCTGCCGGTGACACCGGCAAAAGAGGTCCAGAAGCAGGGCGATAAAGAAGTACAAGTAGGTAAAATTGGCGTGTACTCACCAACCTCTAAGTCGTTCATTGGAGCGATCAAGTACGGAGCGGTGACTACGTATGAATTTTCGAAGCTGATTTATGAAATGCTTGGCAAGCTGTTTACCGGTCAGGTTCCGATGCAGGAGCTGTCCGGACCAGTAGGCATTTTCAATTATACGTACAAAGCTGCTGAGAATGGGCTGGTTGTGCTCATTCAATGGGCTGCTGCGCTTAGTGTAAACCTTGGTATCATGAATTTGCTTCCTCTTCCTGCATTGGATGGCGGAAGGCTCGTATTTATCGGACTGGAAGCTTTGCGAGGAAGACCGATTGATCCGCAGAAAGAAGGCGTCGTGCATTTCTTGGGCTTCGCGTT
- a CDS encoding 1-deoxy-D-xylulose-5-phosphate reductoisomerase, with protein sequence MKKIAILGSTGSIGTQALDVVRQHPEQFSVVALASGRNINLLAEQAREFQPSLVSVQTKELAEKAKLVLPSNVKVVWGEEGALAVATHPDANFIISAMVGSAGLSPTLAAIEAGKTIGLANKETLVTAGHIVMRKAKERDVSVIPIDSEHSAIFQCLQGEDRSSIRRLVLTASGGSFRDLTREQLADVTVEEALSHPNWSMGAKITIDSATMMNKGLEIIEAHWLFDLPYSKIDTILHKESIIHSMVEFTDRAVMAQLGTPDMRIPIQYALTYPARVPLETEPLDLIRIATLHFAAPDFARYPCLAFAYEAGEKGGTMPTVLNGANEVAVARFLRGEIPFIAIEDTIAHVMAKHQVVKDPALEDIFEADRWARQMADQYQPA encoded by the coding sequence ATGAAGAAAATAGCCATCCTGGGCTCTACCGGATCGATTGGGACACAGGCACTTGACGTGGTGCGCCAGCATCCCGAGCAGTTCTCTGTTGTTGCGCTTGCATCCGGAAGAAATATTAATCTTTTGGCCGAGCAGGCCAGAGAATTTCAGCCGTCGCTTGTATCGGTTCAGACTAAGGAATTGGCTGAAAAAGCAAAGCTTGTGCTGCCTTCCAATGTGAAGGTAGTATGGGGGGAGGAAGGCGCACTTGCGGTTGCGACTCACCCCGATGCGAACTTTATCATCTCTGCTATGGTAGGCAGCGCCGGGCTCTCACCGACGTTAGCTGCGATCGAAGCAGGAAAAACAATTGGTTTAGCCAACAAAGAAACGCTTGTAACGGCGGGCCATATTGTAATGCGAAAAGCGAAAGAACGTGACGTTTCTGTCATACCGATAGATAGTGAGCATTCTGCTATTTTTCAATGCTTACAAGGGGAAGACCGCTCGTCCATCCGCCGTCTTGTTCTTACAGCGTCCGGAGGTTCCTTCCGAGACCTGACAAGAGAGCAGTTGGCAGATGTAACCGTCGAAGAGGCTTTATCCCATCCAAATTGGAGTATGGGGGCTAAAATTACCATTGATTCGGCTACAATGATGAATAAAGGGTTAGAGATTATCGAAGCGCATTGGCTATTTGATCTGCCATACTCCAAAATCGATACGATTCTTCATAAGGAAAGTATTATACATTCCATGGTAGAATTTACAGATCGAGCCGTCATGGCCCAGTTAGGAACACCTGACATGCGGATTCCGATCCAATATGCACTCACATATCCTGCCCGTGTGCCACTTGAAACGGAACCGCTTGATCTAATCCGTATCGCTACGCTTCATTTTGCAGCACCGGACTTTGCGCGCTATCCATGCCTGGCCTTTGCATATGAAGCGGGTGAGAAGGGTGGAACGATGCCAACGGTATTGAATGGGGCCAATGAAGTGGCTGTGGCTCGTTTCCTGCGTGGAGAGATTCCGTTTATCGCGATTGAGGATACGATTGCCCATGTAATGGCAAAGCATCAAGTAGTAAAAGACCCGGCGTTAGAGGATATTTTCGAAGCGGACCGGTGGGCGCGTCAGATGGCAGATCAATACCAACCGGCCTAA